In the Enterococcus rotai genome, TTTAACATAAAATGTAGATATGGGAATAGAAATAGTTGAAAAAATAACGTTGGAGGGACATTCTATGCGAGTGATCAAAGGACTTATTGCTTTACTGTTAATAGCAGGCATTTTTGGTATTGTTGGCTTGTATTCTCAATTGGAAAACCTAGGCGTTGTGACGACATTTTTCCAAGATTTATCGTTTCAGTACGATTGGTTGTTCTATTTTTATCAAGTGGTTATGTTCACGCTATTAGCGATTTTAGTTTTAGCATTTGGGGTGGTTTTATTCAAGCAAATCCGCAAAAAAGAAATCTATCTGAAAAAAGAAATGGGTCAAGTAAATGTACCATTACGCTCATTAGAATCAATTGCTAGAGTTTCGCTACGTGACATTGTCAACATTGAGGAGACACAGGTGAAAATAAGACTGACAAAACACCAAAAAGCGGATGTCGAAGTCACCGTAATCGACGAAAAACAGCAACAACTTTTGAGTAAAGGAAAACAAATCCAAGAGCAAATCCCGCAAGCATTACAGCAGATGGCCAAACTTGAGACAAATAAGACGAAAGTTGTTTTTAAAAAACGTAAAGCAGACGCTTCTTTGTTGCCAAGCAATAAAAAGGGCTCGCGTGTGATTTAAAGGAGGAATTGGCTTGAAAAAACTAAAGACATTAGCTCCTTACCGAAACCAGCTTCTTTTTACAAGTTTGTTTATTGTCGCAGCGATTCTTTTGATGACGATTGGTTTTTGGAAAACTGTTTTACTCATTCTATTTCCTTGCATTGGTTATTTTATTGGAACGATGCAAGATGAACAACGTTCTATCTCTTCAATTTTAGCGTCTATACAAGCTTTTTTTGAAAGATGAAAATAAATTGAAACAAATCACAGAAAGGTTGAGAAGAAAATGGATAACAAAGCAAATGTGAACACAACTGAAGGAACAAATGCAACAGGAATCAAAACGAAACTAACATTTGACGATCAAGTCGTGAAAAAAATTGCTGGTATCGCCGTATCTGAAATTCCTGGTATTTTAGGATTGAGCGGAAATGCCATTACTAACTTGACCGAAAAATTTACGAATGGCAATAATCCGACGAAAGGCATCAGTGCCGAAGTAGGGACGAAGCAAGTGGCGATTGATTTGGATGTCATTGGCGAATATGGTAAAAATATTGCCCAAGTATTTGACACTGCTACGAAAAAAGTTGCAGAAGAAGTGAAGAATATGACAGGGTTAGATGTGATTGAATTCAATATGAATGTTGATGATATCATGACGAAAGATCAGTATGCAGAAAAGTTTGAGAATAAGAAAAAAGAGGACAACGATACGGAAAAGGCAGCAGAAAATAATACCCGTACATTAGAATAATAAATCATTATTTTTATTAGAGGAGGAAAATTGTTATGTTAAGTTTTATTTGGTCATTAATCGTAGGTGGCGTGCTAGGTGCGATT is a window encoding:
- a CDS encoding DUF2273 domain-containing protein, with translation MKKLKTLAPYRNQLLFTSLFIVAAILLMTIGFWKTVLLILFPCIGYFIGTMQDEQRSISSILASIQAFFER
- the amaP gene encoding alkaline shock response membrane anchor protein AmaP — protein: MRVIKGLIALLLIAGIFGIVGLYSQLENLGVVTTFFQDLSFQYDWLFYFYQVVMFTLLAILVLAFGVVLFKQIRKKEIYLKKEMGQVNVPLRSLESIARVSLRDIVNIEETQVKIRLTKHQKADVEVTVIDEKQQQLLSKGKQIQEQIPQALQQMAKLETNKTKVVFKKRKADASLLPSNKKGSRVI
- a CDS encoding Asp23/Gls24 family envelope stress response protein — its product is MDNKANVNTTEGTNATGIKTKLTFDDQVVKKIAGIAVSEIPGILGLSGNAITNLTEKFTNGNNPTKGISAEVGTKQVAIDLDVIGEYGKNIAQVFDTATKKVAEEVKNMTGLDVIEFNMNVDDIMTKDQYAEKFENKKKEDNDTEKAAENNTRTLE